The genomic DNA CCCGGCCGCGCGCACCGCGACGAGGATCTCACCGGGGCCGGGTCGGGGCTGGTCCACCTCGACCAGCGCCTCGGTCTCGGGTCCCCCGTATCGCGTGAAGACATACGCCTTCGGCATCTACTCCCTCACTCTCCTCGGCACCGGCTCTCCGCACGCTCTCCGCACGCGAGCCGCATTGAAGACCAAGGTCGGCCGCCGGGGAGCTATTCCCCGGGACGCGGAGAGTTCATACGGCCGCAATGATCGGCGGTCACCCTCGGACCTGGGCATACCTCGTGGACGCGTACCGTTGAAACGAGAAACCACTGATCGCGCTCGCCCGGCGGACCCGCGCCGCAGCGACCTGGAGGCTCCACCCGTATGCACGTCACCCGAGGCTTCACCGGACGCCCCCGCGTCCCCGACGCCGGCCTGCCGCCCGGTCAGTACGACGCGGGCGACGACTGGCCCGTCCTGTCCGCCGAGGTCACCCCCGACCTCGCGCCCGCCGACTGGACGTTCCGCGTCGACGGGCTCGTGGCCGAGCCGCGCACATGGAACTGGACGCAGGCACACGAACTGCCTTCGTCGGCCTACGAGGGTGACATCCACTGTGTGACGAGCTGGTCGAAGTTCGGGGTGCGGTTCGGGGGCGTCTCGCTGGACGCGTTCCTCAATGTGGTGCGGCCCCATGTGTCCGCCACACATGTGGTCGCGTATTCGCACACCGGGTACACCACGAACCTCCCGCTCGACGACGTGACCGGCGGTCGTGCCTGGATCGCCTGGGAGTACGACGGCAAGCCGCTGCCCGCCGAGCACGGCGGGCCCGCCCGGCTGCTGGTGCCGCACCTGTACTTCTGGAAGAGCGCCAAGTGGATCGCGGGCCTGCGTCTCCTCGACCACGACGAGCCCGGTTTCTGGGAGCAGAACGGCTATCACGGCCGGGGCAACCCCTGGGAGGAACAGCGGTACTCCGGTGACTGAGACCTTCGCGCCCGCCACGAAGTTCGCGGTGCCGGGACGCATCGCCGTCAGCAACCGCGCCGCCGCCGTGTGGCAGACCGCCACGCTCACCGAGATCCGCCGGGAGACCCCGCACGCCGCGACGTTCCGCTTCGCCGTGCCCGACTGGGGCGGCCATCTGCCCGGCCAGCACCTGATGCTGCGGCTGCGGGCCGAGGACGGCTATGTGGCGCAGCGCCACTACTCGATCGCCTCGCACCCGGACGACGCCGGGCATGTGGAGCTGACCCTGGACCATGTCGAGGGCGGTGAGGTGTCCGGCTGGTTCCACACGGTGGCCGAGCCCGGTGACCAGGTCGAGGTGCGCGGCCCGCTGAGCGGCTTCTTCGCCTGGCCCGGCGACCGGCCCGCGCTGCTGCTGGGCGCGGGTTCCGGGGTCGTACCGCTGATGTCGATGCTCCGGCAGCACCGGGCGCGGAACCTGTCCGTGCCGTTGCGGCTGCTGGTGTCGGCGCGCAGTCCCGAGGAGCTGATCTACGCGCGGGAGTACGGCGCGGAGACCACGGCCGTGTTCACGCGCAGTGCGCCGGAGGGTGTGCCGGTGGGACGTATGGCCGCCGCACATGTGGCGCCGCTCCTGGCGGAGCCGCCTGCCGGTGGGTGGGAGGCCTATGTGTGCGGGTCCAACGGCTTCGCCGAGCATGCCTCGCGGCTGCTGGTCGAAGCGGGCCAGCCCGTGGACCGCATCCGCATCGAACGCTTCGGCTGAGGCGCCGGCCAAAGATCCGGCCGAGCCTCCGGTTGACGTTCCGGTTGAGGGAAGTACCTCGGAGGGGGTACGACTGCTATGTGGACGCTCGCATGCGTGCGCGGTGTCGAGGCGGCGGCGGACCGGCCCCACAGGGGGCTTCCGGCCTTACGGTTCCTCGGCTCCGGTGACGGCGAGGAGACCGACATGCGGACCCGGGTACGGAGTCGACGCCGACGGCACAATCCGCTGCGGCGCCGGTCGGACGTCGTGGAGGCGTGGACTGCGCTGGTCGTCGGCGTCCTGCTGTTCGTCGGCGCTCCCCTGGCCGGCGCCGCCGCGGGGCTCTGGGCCCACGACCAGGCCCGGACGATCGCCGCGACCCAGCGCGCCGAACGCCATCGCGTCCACGCGCGGGTGATCGGAAACCCGCCCTCCGGACTCACCTCGGTGGAAGGCACCG from Streptomyces sp. NBC_01478 includes the following:
- a CDS encoding ferredoxin reductase, whose protein sequence is MTETFAPATKFAVPGRIAVSNRAAAVWQTATLTEIRRETPHAATFRFAVPDWGGHLPGQHLMLRLRAEDGYVAQRHYSIASHPDDAGHVELTLDHVEGGEVSGWFHTVAEPGDQVEVRGPLSGFFAWPGDRPALLLGAGSGVVPLMSMLRQHRARNLSVPLRLLVSARSPEELIYAREYGAETTAVFTRSAPEGVPVGRMAAAHVAPLLAEPPAGGWEAYVCGSNGFAEHASRLLVEAGQPVDRIRIERFG
- a CDS encoding sulfite oxidase-like oxidoreductase, with translation MHVTRGFTGRPRVPDAGLPPGQYDAGDDWPVLSAEVTPDLAPADWTFRVDGLVAEPRTWNWTQAHELPSSAYEGDIHCVTSWSKFGVRFGGVSLDAFLNVVRPHVSATHVVAYSHTGYTTNLPLDDVTGGRAWIAWEYDGKPLPAEHGGPARLLVPHLYFWKSAKWIAGLRLLDHDEPGFWEQNGYHGRGNPWEEQRYSGD